Genomic segment of Streptomyces zhihengii:
ACCGCGCTCGCCGCCGACGCACGGAGCGGGAGCCGCTCCGCTTCGCGCCGGGCACGTCCCGCACCACGCGCTGGGGTCTCCCCTGCGGTGAGCCGAGGGGACGGGTCGACGGGCACGCTCCGACGTTACCCGCTGCCCGCGCGGGAAGTCCCGCCCCGGACACGGTTCACGGGTGATCCACTCCTCGGCTGCACGATGACTGCACGATGACTGCACGATTCGAACGACAAATACACCGGGCCTGTGGACAACTTTTTCCCCGTCTCACCGACTGCGGGCATTCTGACAACACGTCGGAGAACGAAGATCGATTTCCCGGGGACGGGAGAGGACGGGGGCGGATGTGCATCCGATGATGAAGCCCGCGCTGCGCCGGGCCTGGCGGGACAGACAGTCGGTGCAGTTCGGGGTCACCCCTGAGCGCGCGACGACGGTGGGCCCGGTGGACACGGCGACCGGGTCGCTGATCGATCTGCTCGACGGCACCCGCGGCATGGATCTGCTGCGGGCGGCGGCACGGGCGATGGGCCTGCCGGACGGCCGGGCGGACGCACTGGTCCAGCGGCTCGCGGGAGCGGGCCTGCTCGACGACACCACCGCGGGCGGCCCGGCCGCGGTGGCCCTGCGCGGGCGGACGGCCGCCCTGGAGCGGCTGCGCCCGGATCTGACCTCCCTCTCCGTGGTCCACCCCGAACCGGGCGGCGCCATCGAGCGGCTGGCCGGGCGCAGGACGGCGCGTGTCCTGGTCCGCGGCGCCGGGCGGGTGGGCTCGCTCGTCGCCGCCACCCTCGCGGCGGCCGGCGTGGGGCGGGTGGAGGTGCGGGAGAGCGGCCTGACCGAACCGGGCGACGTGGCGCCGGGCGGCCTGTCCGCCGAGGAGATCGGCGAGCGGCGGGACACGGCGGCCCGCCGGATGGTGCGCAGGGCCGCGCCCGACCGGCCGCCCCGGTCGGAGGAGACCGACCCCTCGGCGCCCTCCCTCGCCCTGGTCGTGGTGGCCCCTCGCGACGGGCTCGGCGCCTGGGCTCCCGACCCGCTGCCCGCCGAGGACTGGATGGCGAGCGGAATTCCCCACCTCTACGCGGGGATCGTGGAGGCGACGGGCGTGGTCGGCCCGCTGGTCCTGCCCGGGGGCACCGCGTGCGCCTCCTGCCTGGAGGCCGGCCGGTCCGCCCGGGACCCGGCGCGTTCCCTGCTGCTCGCCCAGTGGCGCTCGGGCCGGCGCAGGA
This window contains:
- a CDS encoding TOMM precursor leader peptide-binding protein, with the translated sequence MHPMMKPALRRAWRDRQSVQFGVTPERATTVGPVDTATGSLIDLLDGTRGMDLLRAAARAMGLPDGRADALVQRLAGAGLLDDTTAGGPAAVALRGRTAALERLRPDLTSLSVVHPEPGGAIERLAGRRTARVLVRGAGRVGSLVAATLAAAGVGRVEVRESGLTEPGDVAPGGLSAEEIGERRDTAARRMVRRAAPDRPPRSEETDPSAPSLALVVVAPRDGLGAWAPDPLPAEDWMASGIPHLYAGIVEATGVVGPLVLPGGTACASCLEAGRSARDPARSLLLAQWRSGRRRRVPAACDIALATTVAGLAACHALSFLDGDLPGSAGARWEVTLPGVRWRSERITPHPECPCGASGGDRGMRAGGGDGESWTRAKSKGNRASGIPAAHETMTG